From the genome of Pungitius pungitius chromosome 21, fPunPun2.1, whole genome shotgun sequence, one region includes:
- the pts gene encoding 6-pyruvoyl tetrahydrobiopterin synthase: MSGSSGAAEPVGYITRVQSFSACHRLHSPHLSDEDNRAVYGKCNNPNGHGHNYKVEVTVRGKIDRLTGMVMNLTDLKRCIEDVIMTPLDHKNLDRDVPYFSSVVSTTENVAVHIWNQMVKVLPPNLLHEIKIHETDKNIVVYRGE; encoded by the exons ATGTCCGGGTCCTCTGGCGCAGCGGAGCCGGTGGGCTACATCACGCGGGTCCAGAGCTTCAGCGCCTGTCACCGGCTGCACAG CCCCCACCTCAGTGACGAGGACAACAGGGCCGTGTACGGGAAGTGCAACAACCCCAACGGACACGGACACAACTACAAAG tgGAGGTCACCGTGCGCGGAAAG ATCGACCGGCTCACTGGGATGGTCATGAACCTCACTGACTTGAAGAGGTGCATTGAG GACGTCATCATGACGCCACTGGACCACAAGAACCTGGACCGGGACGTCCCGTACTTCAGCAGCGTCGTCAG CACCACGGAGAACGTTGCTGTTCACATCTGGAACCAGATGGTCAAAGTTCTTCCTCCAAACCTTCTGCACGAGATCAAGATTCACGAGACGGACAAAAACATCGTTGTTTACAGGGGAGAGTAg